The Brasilonema sennae CENA114 genome includes a region encoding these proteins:
- a CDS encoding HEAT repeat domain-containing protein → MANHNNLSNIIERILNGSHTKEDIAQLRRSLKIVDGVVQSVSQNGKFNTNIGQITGGDIHFGDRIYQGTDAETIKEVLLEVLQIQFPQPLSLSQEEQQEAICRFLQDVEQKFNKIRLFHTQYEIVLKEQYIPIQVTLERKYKHEVETTWSYVELEADLKRIYALKGSDEESKGTVVNWEYAKKEIKKETKQENYKIMVLADPGMGKSTLLGMEAVTFAQKERQKFEGNRELNELILPLFLRLSELAKHSKEVIDAVVELIERDYPNTAPPIIYLLKEKLKKGQCLLLLDALDEVPKVERNRIELRERLNRFAQNYPCPIICTSRIVGYAGALIDGAKEVEIVPFSDQQIEEYIRIWFTNADEYLRNKSVCATKLIRELHNKPQIRGLVQNPLLLSLICSLYQEQGLTLPSRRAQVYEKAFEYMLGKWSQNRNEESEGKIRAKLRLLEYLAYYFSEESQEIFEFDDLYDQIEEYLQAERVPSDFRNVSASELITELSEQNGILQKLYVESDEYLFLHRTFQEYLTACYLERAKNGIELIKKHLWDYEWHETISLMTGLMKKPIPLLQTILNEKDDIFQTLLLLTGRCVAECNETSHPLIAEIINRIHQFWESYADTAEFIRPIMVALGQTQPYMLEKLRQTLRNPKPTKKADISARKPLLINPNYSLLLETLPIMGRIGNSTVVTDIYSARQYEKTGINEEKTDGFVDRAVADALETLGTPDALHTLLFMYNGDKFVGRRRRRAWRGIGVEALITVITDRNIDGFVRMEGAWILGDMGNSQALEVLPRLLMDQTEDVRVRGQAAVGLGRSGKPEAFQFLMNALSDPNQEIVNKVIWALGRLGNQRAISALIATLRTTRDSQLIESIMTSLKEIGGENVVKSLLNFLKDESFSEKVLVIKTLGNLKSPHAIPTLVQCVDNEQLREGAISALRTIGVSNYLVLSSLAKYINDKKYRRQIFYTLIEIGSSESIALLAEHLGKKDELASETISQKLCYLGSPEALQILLSAMVSDNQAVRETVASCLMMSSQSRNNPQILLAMARFSKDSNPQVKKQGVYGLLQVHPSQAVDEILESINHQETQDWALELLGKLDNVALANKLIQLLQKTFEQINGELRYRVLQQVISSLSQIKTPQVIQALVSLLNEQDATIKSLAAHTLAKLGCLECISVLKSELNHNDQSIRSQAFKDLVSINAPQVCDVCIEILNKNNSDSYREEAISALERMATVNHLERLIQNLKINVYQPDIFLLIRRLAIRFSKEGVPFIPVYPENVKGINDKE, encoded by the coding sequence GTGGCTAACCATAATAATCTGAGTAACATTATTGAGCGTATCCTTAACGGAAGTCACACTAAGGAGGATATTGCCCAACTGCGGCGATCGCTCAAAATAGTTGACGGTGTGGTACAGTCAGTATCCCAAAACGGGAAGTTCAACACCAACATTGGGCAGATAACTGGGGGAGATATTCACTTTGGCGATCGCATCTACCAAGGCACTGATGCTGAAACCATCAAAGAGGTTTTGTTAGAAGTCCTGCAAATTCAATTTCCGCAACCCCTATCTCTTAGTCAAGAAGAACAACAGGAAGCAATTTGTCGATTTTTGCAAGATGTTGAGCAAAAGTTCAACAAAATTCGATTGTTTCACACTCAGTATGAGATTGTACTTAAAGAGCAGTACATTCCGATTCAAGTCACCCTTGAAAGGAAATACAAACATGAGGTGGAAACGACTTGGAGTTATGTAGAGTTGGAAGCAGACCTCAAACGCATTTACGCGCTCAAAGGTTCTGATGAAGAATCAAAGGGAACTGTTGTTAACTGGGAATATGCCAAAAAGGAAATAAAAAAAGAAACTAAACAAGAAAATTACAAAATAATGGTGTTGGCAGATCCAGGGATGGGAAAGTCTACATTGTTGGGAATGGAGGCAGTAACCTTCGCCCAAAAAGAACGGCAGAAGTTTGAAGGCAACAGAGAACTAAATGAATTAATCCTACCACTATTTCTGCGGCTATCCGAGTTAGCCAAGCATTCCAAAGAAGTAATTGATGCAGTTGTAGAATTAATTGAGCGGGATTACCCTAATACGGCACCACCCATAATTTATTTACTTAAGGAGAAATTAAAAAAGGGGCAGTGTCTATTGTTGTTGGACGCACTAGATGAAGTTCCCAAAGTTGAACGCAACAGGATTGAACTTAGAGAAAGGCTGAATCGCTTTGCACAGAATTATCCTTGTCCAATCATTTGTACTTCTCGAATTGTGGGCTATGCTGGCGCATTAATAGATGGGGCGAAGGAAGTAGAAATTGTCCCGTTTAGCGATCAGCAGATTGAAGAGTATATCAGAATTTGGTTTACTAATGCAGACGAATATTTAAGGAACAAGTCAGTGTGTGCAACGAAATTAATTCGAGAGTTGCACAATAAACCCCAAATTAGAGGATTGGTACAAAATCCGCTTCTATTGTCATTGATTTGTAGTTTGTATCAAGAGCAAGGATTAACACTGCCCTCTCGACGCGCTCAGGTGTATGAGAAAGCTTTTGAGTATATGCTAGGGAAATGGAGCCAAAACCGCAATGAAGAATCTGAGGGTAAGATAAGAGCAAAACTACGGTTGTTGGAATATCTAGCTTACTACTTTAGTGAAGAAAGTCAAGAAATATTTGAGTTTGACGATCTTTACGATCAAATTGAAGAATACTTGCAAGCAGAAAGAGTCCCATCTGATTTTAGGAATGTTTCGGCAAGTGAGCTAATTACAGAACTCTCTGAACAGAATGGCATTTTGCAAAAGTTATATGTGGAAAGTGACGAATATTTATTCCTGCACCGAACTTTTCAGGAGTATCTGACCGCATGTTATTTGGAACGAGCAAAGAATGGAATTGAATTAATTAAGAAACATCTTTGGGACTACGAGTGGCACGAGACTATTAGCTTGATGACAGGCTTGATGAAAAAGCCAATTCCCTTATTGCAAACAATTCTGAATGAAAAGGACGATATTTTTCAAACCTTGCTATTACTGACAGGACGCTGTGTTGCTGAATGTAATGAAACTTCGCATCCACTAATTGCCGAGATTATCAATCGCATCCACCAGTTTTGGGAAAGTTATGCGGATACTGCTGAATTTATTCGTCCAATTATGGTGGCGTTGGGACAAACACAACCCTATATGCTTGAGAAACTACGTCAGACCCTTCGCAATCCTAAACCTACCAAGAAAGCAGACATATCAGCAAGAAAGCCTTTGTTAATAAATCCAAATTATAGTTTACTACTAGAAACACTACCTATTATGGGTAGAATAGGAAACTCAACAGTAGTTACCGACATTTATTCTGCGCGTCAGTATGAAAAAACAGGCATTAATGAAGAAAAAACAGATGGATTCGTTGATAGAGCAGTTGCAGATGCACTAGAAACATTAGGTACTCCTGACGCTTTACATACTTTGCTATTTATGTATAACGGTGACAAGTTTGTAGGTAGACGGCGTAGGAGAGCCTGGAGAGGAATAGGTGTTGAGGCTTTAATTACTGTCATTACTGATCGAAATATTGATGGTTTTGTCAGAATGGAAGGGGCTTGGATTCTTGGTGACATGGGTAATAGTCAAGCCTTGGAAGTTTTACCACGTTTACTTATGGATCAAACAGAGGATGTTCGAGTACGTGGTCAAGCAGCTGTTGGTCTAGGTAGGTCAGGCAAGCCAGAAGCCTTTCAGTTCCTTATGAATGCTTTGTCTGACCCCAATCAAGAAATTGTTAATAAAGTTATTTGGGCATTAGGTAGATTAGGCAATCAAAGAGCAATATCTGCACTGATAGCAACTTTAAGGACAACACGAGATAGTCAGCTTATAGAATCTATTATGACTTCGCTGAAAGAAATTGGTGGCGAAAATGTAGTTAAGTCATTGCTTAACTTTCTAAAAGATGAGAGTTTTTCTGAGAAAGTTTTAGTAATTAAAACGCTAGGAAATCTTAAGAGTCCTCATGCAATCCCTACCCTTGTACAATGTGTTGATAATGAACAATTGCGAGAAGGTGCAATTTCAGCCTTGAGGACAATTGGTGTTTCTAACTATCTTGTCTTATCATCATTAGCTAAGTACATAAATGATAAAAAATATCGACGGCAAATCTTTTATACACTGATAGAAATTGGTAGTTCTGAATCAATAGCACTCTTGGCAGAACATTTAGGAAAAAAGGACGAGTTGGCAAGCGAAACTATCTCTCAAAAACTATGCTATTTAGGCTCACCAGAAGCCTTGCAAATACTGCTATCTGCAATGGTAAGTGATAATCAGGCAGTACGAGAAACAGTAGCTTCATGCTTAATGATGTCATCACAGTCTCGTAATAATCCCCAAATACTTCTGGCAATGGCACGATTTTCTAAAGATAGCAATCCCCAAGTTAAGAAACAAGGAGTTTATGGACTGCTTCAGGTTCATCCCTCTCAAGCAGTTGATGAAATACTCGAATCTATAAATCACCAAGAAACTCAGGATTGGGCGCTTGAATTATTGGGTAAGCTAGATAATGTAGCGCTAGCTAATAAACTAATCCAGCTATTACAAAAGACATTCGAGCAAATTAACGGTGAACTTCGGTATCGTGTTCTACAGCAAGTCATTAGTTCGCTTTCACAGATCAAAACTCCACAGGTAATTCAAGCTTTAGTTAGCTTGTTAAACGAACAAGATGCAACTATTAAAAGTCTTGCTGCCCATACCTTAGCCAAGTTAGGTTGTCTTGAATGTATTAGCGTACTCAAGTCAGAGTTAAACCATAATGACCAAAGCATTCGTAGTCAAGCATTTAAGGATTTAGTGAGTATTAATGCTCCCCAGGTCTGTGATGTGTGTATCGAGATACTAAATAAAAATAACTCTGATTCTTATCGAGAAGAAGCTATTTCAGCCTTAGAAAGGATGGCTACCGTAAATCATCTTGAACGTCTGATTCAAAACTTAAAAATAAATGTGTACCAACCTGATATCTTTCTCTTGATTAGACGTTTGGCGATTCGGTTTAGTAAAGAAGGAGTCCCATTTATTCCAGTTTATCCAGAAAACGTAAAAGGGATAAACGATAAGGAATGA